From the genome of Nomia melanderi isolate GNS246 chromosome 14, iyNomMela1, whole genome shotgun sequence, one region includes:
- the LOC116428551 gene encoding uncharacterized protein LOC116428551 isoform X2, giving the protein MNAFMVWAQAARRRLADQHPQLHNAELSKSLGKLWRILSDREKQPFVEEAERLRNAHKKQHPHYKYQPRRRKPKPEEQMGIVMHRGPLSSPGTSLDSTSSSDCTYPRLYPDTSLKTYDRPTYHESKATYDLSRSSWPSDATKYPVDHENKPYETNAKSYTDAKCYDAVKYHEVSAAKYHETMPKYSDLQAKPYDLPKYPETLKYPADVTSPSKSYACVHSQYYSAPEGYAMHEENDYQTQPVSTHSFYPYISASMTQPPYYMGPR; this is encoded by the exons ATGAACGCGTTCATGGTCTGGGCGCAGGCTGCGAGGCGTAGACTAGCGGATCAGCATCCGCAGCTGCACAACGCTGAGCTGTCGAAATCGTTGGGCAAACTGTGGAG AATCCTGAGCGACCGTGAGAAGCAGCCATTCGTGGAGGAGGCTGAGAGGCTGAGGAACGCGCACAAGAAACAGCATCCTCATTACAAG TACCAGCCACGCCGCAGGAAACCGAAGCCAGAGGAGCAAATGGGTATCGTGATGCACCGTGGTCCTCTATCCTCGCCAGGCACCTCGCTGGACTCGACGAGCTCCTCCGACTGCACGTATCCCCGCCTGTACCCGGACACCAGCCTGAAAACGTACGACAGACCAACCTACCACGAGAGCAAAGCCACCTACGACCTCTCCAGGTCATCTTGGCCCAGCGACGCGACCAAGTATCCCGTCGATCACGAGAACAAACCGTACGAGACCAACGCGAAGAGCTACACGGACGCGAAATGCTACGACGCCGTCAAGTATCACGAGGTATCCGCGGCGAAGTACCACGAGACGATGCCGAAGTACTCGGATCTGCAAGCGAAGCCCTACGATCTGCCCAAGTACCCGGAAACGCTCAAGTATCCCGCGGACGTGACGAGTCCCAGCAAATCGTACGCGTGCGTGCACAGCCAGTATTACTCCGCGCCCGAGGGATACGCGATGCACGAGGAGAACGACTACCAAACGCAGCCCGTCTCCACCCACTCGTTTTACCCGTACATTTCTGCGTCCATGACGCAGCCCCCTTACTACATGGGTCCTCGGTAG